Within the Solibacillus silvestris genome, the region ACAAGGTCCTACTGATCAAAAACGAATTGCTTTAACTTTTGATGATGGTCCTGATCCTCGGTTTTCAAATGATGTATTAGATGTATTAAAACAGTACAATGTCCCAGCAACATTCTTCGTATTAGGTTCAAAAGCCGTTGCCAACCCTGAAATTGTCAAGCGAATGCAAAACGAGGGGCATGTAATCGGAAATCATACCTACGCCCACCCTAACCTTGTCGAAGAAGCTGACCTCGGAACGCTTGAGAGGGAAGTAACTAGAACGGAAGATGCCCTTAACGAAATTATTGGGTACCGGACAAAATTATTTAGACCACCTTATGGCTTCCTATACAATGAATTAGTCGAGAAGCTTGGGAAAATGAACTATTACGTAATTGCCTGGGATGTTGATACGTTGGATTGGCAAGAAGACCCGCCAGAAGTTATTGCTTCGCGAGTAGTAGACAACATTCATCCAGGCGCGATTATTCTCATGCATGATGGTGCAGAATCGTCTGGGGATCGAACGAATACAATCATATCACTTCAACAAATTATTCCAAGACTCCAAGAGCAAGGCTATGAATTTGTCACAGTTCCAGATTTATTGAGTATTCCATTTGAGAAATAAAACTGCATTTACCTGTATTACTATATCGAGCAAAAAAGACGCCTTCTTAATAAGAAAGCGCCTTTTGCATGTTTTATAGAGATATCAGGGGGCCACCCCTATACCCGTTTCGCTGTATTTATTTAATGTACGATGTTAATGGAGCATAATCGAGCCGCCATCAACCATCAATGTTTGACCTGTTATATATTTAGAGTCTTCTGAAGCTAAAAAGACAGCAGCACGCCCGATATCTTGTTCCGGATCACCGAATTTACCCATCGGAATACCTGCAAGTACCCCTTCATAATATTCCGGTTGTGCTTTGGCCCATGCTTGTACACCTTCTGAATTGGCGATTGGTGAAATCAGGTTCGCTGTAATACCATCTGCACCAAATTCATTTGCTACGACACGCGTAATACCGCGAATGGCTTCTTTCGCTGCGGCATAGGCAGCTTGTGTTTTATGCCCTTTTAACCCGGCACCTGAAGCAAAGTTAATAATATTCCCGCGCGTTTTCTTTAAATGTGGAATAGCAGCCTGCATTAAATACCATGTAGGATAGAAGCCTGTATCCATTGACAATGCTAAATGTTCTGGAGTTGTTTCAAGGAATGGTACTTGTTTGGAAGCATGTGCATTATTCACTAACACATCTAAACGGCCATATTTCTCGACAACTTGTTCCACGACATTTTTTAGTTGATCATGCTTTGTTAAATCAAATTCAATAAAGCTAGATTGTGGCGAGTGTTGCTGTAAATCCGCTAATACGTTTGCGCCGGCTTCCGGATTGAGATCAACTGCCACAACAATTGCTCCCTCTCTCGCCATTGCACGACCTATACCAGCGCCAATACCGCCAGCACCACCTGTAATGATCACTACCTTGTCTTTTAATTTCAATACAATTTCTCCTTCTCAGAAAAATCACAAACCTCACGTGATTGTTCCCAGTATCGTTAATAAATTTTTGTTACTAACAAGTTAAATATACAACTTCATGATTTAAGAGGCAAATTATTGTATGCAAATTGAGAACAACTTTACCTTACTCCCCCTCCTCCTTTATTAATTATAATTATTTTGGACAGATTTTTTCTATAAACAGATTACAACCCCTTATATAAGAACGGTTTATACAAGTGCGTTATCTAAGACAATGAAGAGAATACAAACCTTGTAACGATGTTGTTTCAGGGATGGAAGCTAATAACCCTCGATGATGTAAAATAGCGCCCGCCTGATTTATCAGGGGGCGCTATTACTCTTTTGTCTCAGCCACCGCCTTAGCTTGTAACTGTCCAAAACAACGAAACATGATATAAAGAAAAATCCCCATCTTTTGTTAATGATGAGGATTTTGCTTGTTCTTATATTTTCCTGCACTGGATTAATATAATAATAAAAAACGAGAATACCGTTCCAAGGAAATATTTAGAAATAATATCTTCAAATGTTGTTAAAACCTTCGGGGAGTGAATTAAATCAAACATTTTTATAAAAGATCTCTAATTATTTCTCGACAGTCTTCTTGTGAGTTTTCCATTCAATTCCACTAGAAACACATCCAAAACTTACTATTAATAAAAGAACAAATAGCGTATTATGCAACCAATTTGGCATCAGAAATCCTCCTTTAATTCTATACTTTGTATTTTCCCCTAATGATCTTGCCTAATTGGTACAATAAAAAAGTAGTTTGCCGGCAACCCTCTTTGGTACCAATACACCCGTTCCAAACAATGGTCATAGTCGAAGACGTTTAATACATTAAGAGTACCGACACTACAATTTTATTGAAAAAACCATTAGTAGTAGGCAATGTCATTTGAAATTATCCTTAGCTTTTACTACTTGAAACAGTAAACTCTTGCAGATTTTCAGAGCTAAGACTGTAAGAAGCTATTTTCTTCTTCCACTGCTTGACTACATCAATGTGCTCATCGTATGTGTAAACAAAGAAATTTATTTCTTTGTTTCTACTCTTTGCTTTGATGACAAAGGGAACAACATTACTATCAGGATTTAGAAATAAATCTTCACTTCCCGGGAAGATATGATGTCTCTCTAAAAAATTTGCTTCATTAAAATAATTAGTAAATCTTATTTTTTCTTCTTCTCCAACGCTCTTTCCGTTAAAGGTTACAGTAATATCCTTTGAATCTAGTTTTGGATGCAGTGAATATTTACTCACAACCCATGCTACAACCGCACTTGGTGGACTTGTTAACATTTTAATAAGTATTCCTACAATTAGAATCAAAACAGCCGTCCATGTCATATCTATTCACTCCTTGGAATATTTCTCGATATATAATTTTGTATTTTAAAAAGTACACATCTTTCTTCCAAATATCTTCACAGCAGAACTCGTCCCTATTCTAGAAGCACCTGCTTCAACCATTAATTTTATATCCTCTTTATTACCTACTCCTCCTGATGCTTTAATGCCAACATTTGGTCCAACTGCTTTTCTCATTATCGCAACATCTTTAACAGTAGCACCATGCAAGGAAAATCCCGTTGAAGTTTTGACATAGTCTGCACCAGCTCTTACAGCCAATCTACATGCTCTTTCTTTTTCTTCATTTGTTAATAAACAAGCCTCAATAATAACTTTTACTAAGGCTTTTCCACTTGCTGCATTAACAACTGCGCGAATATCATGTTCAACAAGTGAATCGTTTTTATTTTTCAGTGCACCGATATTAATAACTGTATCTATTTCAGTTGCCCCATTTTCAATTGCA harbors:
- a CDS encoding chitooligosaccharide deacetylase, translated to MKDRIVKWLLVTGFVFCLPITVIMSVYANEGHLADGARQWLKADLQVNAEQDLSDHIGVTKISVRDREQPVDLRILQQRYPEMFFLQGPTDQKRIALTFDDGPDPRFSNDVLDVLKQYNVPATFFVLGSKAVANPEIVKRMQNEGHVIGNHTYAHPNLVEEADLGTLEREVTRTEDALNEIIGYRTKLFRPPYGFLYNELVEKLGKMNYYVIAWDVDTLDWQEDPPEVIASRVVDNIHPGAIILMHDGAESSGDRTNTIISLQQIIPRLQEQGYEFVTVPDLLSIPFEK
- a CDS encoding oxidoreductase; amino-acid sequence: MKLKDKVVIITGGAGGIGAGIGRAMAREGAIVVAVDLNPEAGANVLADLQQHSPQSSFIEFDLTKHDQLKNVVEQVVEKYGRLDVLVNNAHASKQVPFLETTPEHLALSMDTGFYPTWYLMQAAIPHLKKTRGNIINFASGAGLKGHKTQAAYAAAKEAIRGITRVVANEFGADGITANLISPIANSEGVQAWAKAQPEYYEGVLAGIPMGKFGDPEQDIGRAAVFLASEDSKYITGQTLMVDGGSIMLH
- a CDS encoding 2-deoxyribose-5-phosphate aldolase (catalyzes the formation of D-glyceraldehyde 3-phosphate and acetaldehyde from 2-deoxy-D-ribose-5-phosphate), encoding MDFAKLIDHTLLSPTTTEVEIVNLCKEAKQYGFASVCVNPVWVRLSSELLRDSDVNVCTVIGFPLGGNTPETKAFETVNAIENGATEIDTVINIGALKNKNDSLVEHDIRAVVNAASGKALVKVIIEACLLTNEEKERACRLAVRAGADYVKTSTGFSLHGATVKDVAIMRKAVGPNVGIKASGGVGNKEDIKLMVEAGASRIGTSSAVKIFGRKMCTF